The Faecalibacter bovis genome includes the window CACTTATATTTTCGAGGAACATTTATTAAAACCAATTTTAGATATTCACGATACACGAAATGATAAACGTATTGGTTTTGTTGCAGGAACGAAAGATAAAGATGGTATCGAAGTTATAAAACAACAAGTTGATAGCGGAGATTTTGTAGCTGGATTTGCTTTTTATCCTGTTAGTGTAAACGATTTGCAATTAATTGCTGATTTAGGACTGAAAATGCCTCCTAAATCAACATATATAGAACCAAAACCTTTGAGTGGATTTACTATTTTCGATTTGAAAGATTAATTATGAGCATTAAAGAAAATTTAAACCAAATCAATCAATCAATTCCTGAACATGTTACTTTAGTTGCAGTTTCCAAAACTAAACCAGTTGTGGATTTGCAAGAAGCGTACGATGCTGGAATTCGTGATTTTGGTGAAAATAAAATCCAAGAAATGTGCGATAAATACGAAATTTTACCAAAAGATATTCGTTGGCACATGATTGGACATGTACAAACCAATAAGGTAAAATACATGGCGCCTTTTGTACATCTAATTCACGGTGTTGATAGTTTGAAGTTATTAAAAGAAATTAATAAACAAGCTGAAAAAAATAATCGTGTAATTGATGTTTTATTACAAGTTTTTATAGCAGATGAAGAAACTAAATTTGGATTGGATGCTGAAGAGTTAAATGAAATTTTATCTAACGAAATTGAGAATTTACCAAATATAAAAGTTGTCGGATTAATGGGAATGGCAACATTTACAGAAGATGAAAATCAAATTCGATCAGAGTTTAAAACCTTAAAACAACTTTTTGATCATCATCAACCAAATCATCCTGAATTGAAAATTATTTCGATGGGAATGAGCGGAGATTATCAAATTGCAATAGAAGAAGGAAGTACCATGGTACGAATCGGAAGTTCAATTTTCGGACATCGAAATTATACTATTTAAATAAAAAAAACCTGAATCATTTGATTCAGGTTTTTTTATGTTTTTATTTCATCAATTTCCGCCAGCAGCACTTTGTTCTTGGTTAGATTTTGATTTTTCTATATTAAATTGTTTACCAAAATTGTACGCAATACTAAATCGAAAAGTTCGTACAGATTCATTTGTCCATGACGAATATACATCATTCGTTCTAGATGTATAAGTTGGTCGATGATTCTCGAAAATGTTATTTACATTAAACGATAATTGTAATTTTTTATTAAATAACATTGCTCGAATTCCTGCGTTATGCTGTAAATAATCGTTATACGTGTCTAAATCAGAATCAGTTCCTTTTGAGCTATAAGAGTAATTGTAATTTGCAAAAAGTGTTTTAGCTTTATTCAATTCAAAATTATTCGTAAAAGAAAAATCACCATTAATTCCATCTAAAGTATACTTCATACTCGGAATTTTCCCGACTGTTTTGATGTAATAAATATCTGCTGTTAAATTAATTTTCCACCATTTGATAGGTTTAATATTTACAGTTTCACTAAATCCAATACTTGTCGATTTTGCAAAATTAAATGGTTTAGCAATCATGACTTGATTTGATGGATTGTGTTCAGAAATCTGTCCTACAATATCATTAGTCAAACTCATATAGATACTCGAAACAAACATATCTTTGTACGCATGTTCAAACTCAAAGTTATTAGAATACGATGGTAAAACATCAGGATTTCCAGTTTGATAATAATAATCGTTTAACTTAATCAATAGCGGATTCAGATGCCACATGGTAGGGCGATTAATTCTTCTTGAATAATTAACACTAAACGAATGATTTTCTGTTGCTTGATACATAATGTACGCTGTAGGAAATAAATCGTTATTAGTTTTGGTATAACTTATATTTTCCTTGTCCGAAAATGCTTTTATTTTAGCATGTTCATAACGTAATCCAGCTTTAGCACTCCATTTTTCAGAAATTTGCTTTTCAACATCATAGAAAAAAGCATAGATGTTTTCATCGTATTTGAAGTGATATTTGTATTCATCTTCTTCGATAAAATCAGCATCCGTTTTAGTAAAACGTTTATTTTTTGTTTCGTCTTTTCCAATTCTTATACGAGTTCCGTAATTCATTTTCCATGAATTAATCGGATGCTCCATATCTAAACTGAAGTTAAAACGATCTGATTGATAATTATTCTCAGTTAAATTACTTTGAAATTTATTTTCAATAGGTAAGTGATTTGGATAAAATTCATTTGATGTTGCTAAATTATCCGCATCAGAATTATTGTTAGAATAATCAAAATCGAACGTTAATTTTTTACCTTCTGTGTTAAATTTTTTAATTACATGATAATTAAAACCAACATAACGCCAATCCCATTGCGTTCCGGAATGATCTGTTGTTAAATATCTGTTTAAATCATTAGAAGGCAAATCATAAATATAATCTGTCGCTTGTGATAAATTTTGACCTTCACCGATTGAATAATCTAAGTTAAAACCTGTGATTAAAGTTTCAGATATATTATAATCAATGCCAAGTCCAGCGCCAAGATACTTGTTTTTAGAATGGTTGTATCTTTCGCTTTCCCATCTATTGGCTGTATATAAAACGGTATTTGTATTTCCTTGACCAGATTCGTTATCGCCTGTAAAACCACGCGCCGATAATGTCCATTTACCTTTTCTGTAATTAACATTTCCGTTGTAATTAACGCCTGTATAATTCGCATGGCTCAAAGCAGTTGATAAACTACCGTTAAAACTATCTTGTTTCGAATTTTTAAGTACAATATTGATCACGCCACTATTACCAGAAGCATCAAATTTTGCAGGAGGACTTGTAATAATTTCGATTTTATCAATATCTTCAGTACGAATAGTTTTTAGATAATTTGATAATTGTGCAGGTTCCATTTGCATCAATCGATCATTAATCAAAATTGAAACAGCTCCTTTTCCTACAATAGAAACGGCATCAGTATTTTCGTCGATTTTTATGCGTGGTGCAAGTTTTAGGGCATCTAATGCATTGCCGCCTTTAGCGCCTTCCGCTTGATCTGGATTAAATATTAATCGATCTACTTTCTTTTCAATTAATTTTTTTTGACCAGTAACAACTGTTTCAGTTAAAGTAATGTTGTCGCTAATAGGAACTAATATTATTCCTAAATTTCCACCATTTACGCTAACTTCTTGTGTATGTAATAAAATACCATATTGTTCTATTCGAATCGTGTATTTTCCATCATTTAAAGTTGTCGAAAAATAACCTTCTTCGTTAGAACTCGAATCTTGTATTAAATTTTCACCATCTAAAATTAAAATTTCAGCAAAAGATATAGGAGTATTATCCCCAAAAATAAGCGTACCCTTAACCTCTTGTTGACCATAAGCCACAATAGATGTAAAGTAAAAAAGTAAGGAAATACCTATTTTTTTCATTTTCTGGGTTTACTGAATTTTCAATATGTATAAAAGTAAAAACGTTATGTTTTAAATAATATTATAATTTAATAAATATTTAATTTTTGTTACTTTGAAAATTCAAAAATTTATTGTTTTTATAATTGATTTTAGAAATAAATTATCCATGGAAATATTATCTACCAAAAGGTTTCAGTTAGAGTTTATAAATAAATTTCATTACGAAAATTTAAAGGAATTTGCCTTCGATACTGAATTATGGAAATTTTCTACGATTAAGATTCAGAATGAAAAAGATTTCAAAGAATATTTTAATAATGCACTTTTATGGTCTGAACAAACTTCACATTGCGTTTTCGTTATCAAAAATTTAGAAAATAATCAATACGTAGGTATGTCTAGGTTATATAGTTTAGATTCTAAAAATAAAGCAATAAAACTTGGTTTTACGTGGTATGCAGCAGCTTTACAAGGTTCTGGTATTAACAAACATTGTAAATATTTAATCTTAAAATACGCTTTTGAGAATT containing:
- a CDS encoding YggS family pyridoxal phosphate-dependent enzyme, with the translated sequence MSIKENLNQINQSIPEHVTLVAVSKTKPVVDLQEAYDAGIRDFGENKIQEMCDKYEILPKDIRWHMIGHVQTNKVKYMAPFVHLIHGVDSLKLLKEINKQAEKNNRVIDVLLQVFIADEETKFGLDAEELNEILSNEIENLPNIKVVGLMGMATFTEDENQIRSEFKTLKQLFDHHQPNHPELKIISMGMSGDYQIAIEEGSTMVRIGSSIFGHRNYTI
- a CDS encoding outer membrane beta-barrel family protein, whose translation is MKKIGISLLFYFTSIVAYGQQEVKGTLIFGDNTPISFAEILILDGENLIQDSSSNEEGYFSTTLNDGKYTIRIEQYGILLHTQEVSVNGGNLGIILVPISDNITLTETVVTGQKKLIEKKVDRLIFNPDQAEGAKGGNALDALKLAPRIKIDENTDAVSIVGKGAVSILINDRLMQMEPAQLSNYLKTIRTEDIDKIEIITSPPAKFDASGNSGVINIVLKNSKQDSFNGSLSTALSHANYTGVNYNGNVNYRKGKWTLSARGFTGDNESGQGNTNTVLYTANRWESERYNHSKNKYLGAGLGIDYNISETLITGFNLDYSIGEGQNLSQATDYIYDLPSNDLNRYLTTDHSGTQWDWRYVGFNYHVIKKFNTEGKKLTFDFDYSNNNSDADNLATSNEFYPNHLPIENKFQSNLTENNYQSDRFNFSLDMEHPINSWKMNYGTRIRIGKDETKNKRFTKTDADFIEEDEYKYHFKYDENIYAFFYDVEKQISEKWSAKAGLRYEHAKIKAFSDKENISYTKTNNDLFPTAYIMYQATENHSFSVNYSRRINRPTMWHLNPLLIKLNDYYYQTGNPDVLPSYSNNFEFEHAYKDMFVSSIYMSLTNDIVGQISEHNPSNQVMIAKPFNFAKSTSIGFSETVNIKPIKWWKINLTADIYYIKTVGKIPSMKYTLDGINGDFSFTNNFELNKAKTLFANYNYSYSSKGTDSDLDTYNDYLQHNAGIRAMLFNKKLQLSFNVNNIFENHRPTYTSRTNDVYSSWTNESVRTFRFSIAYNFGKQFNIEKSKSNQEQSAAGGN
- a CDS encoding GNAT family N-acetyltransferase, with the protein product MEILSTKRFQLEFINKFHYENLKEFAFDTELWKFSTIKIQNEKDFKEYFNNALLWSEQTSHCVFVIKNLENNQYVGMSRLYSLDSKNKAIKLGFTWYAAALQGSGINKHCKYLILKYAFENLGMERVELNADLRNERSIAAMKKIGFQQEGILRKHTSLPDGFKRDTIVFSMLKEEWENEVKLKLEQEII